A genomic window from Triticum urartu cultivar G1812 chromosome 7, Tu2.1, whole genome shotgun sequence includes:
- the LOC125524740 gene encoding uncharacterized protein LOC125524740, whose product MLLCSLPRSAPLPATGKMPLLDPPHSLSPDVNPHIIPMNFSLNSLIPLCVCVLLACRSNPIGDVISLLQIEVVGVGRRRDAGWCRSELQCMSVEQIHHGCRGMEMLQRRRRELGLAIWKQSEECATVKP is encoded by the exons ATGCTCCTCTGCTCCTTGCCCAGATCGGCGCCGCTGCCAGCGACGGGAAAGATGCCGCTGCTAGATCCTCCACACTCTCTCTCCCCTGACGTGAATCCCCATATTATCCCCATGAATTTCAGCCTCAACTCTCTAATCCCCCTCTGTGTGTGTGTTCTTTTGGCTTGCAGGTCAAACCCTATTGGGGATGTGATTTCCCTGCTCCAGATTGAAGTGGTTGGCGTTGGGCGCCGCCGTGATGCTGGATGGTGCAGGTCAGAGCTCCAGTGCATGTCCGTGGAGCAGATCCACCATGGGTGCAG GGGAATGGAAATGCTacagagaagaagaagagagctTGGTCTGGCTATTTGGAAGCAGAGTGAAGAGTGTGCTACGGTGAAACCTTAG